Below is a genomic region from Tepidiforma bonchosmolovskayae.
GCCGTCGACGCTGTCATCGCCGAGCGCCTCGCCGAAGGCCAGTTCGACGACTGCGATGTCACCATGCGCGACCTCCAGGCCATCGCCCGCACCTTCAAAGCCACCTTCCGCGCCGTCTACCACCCGCGCGTGCGCTACCCCCAGCCCACCCCCGAAGAGCTCGCCTCCGTCGCCCGCGGCGAAACGCCCGTCCGCTCGTCCTGACCTGCCGCCGTTCGACACACCCGCGCGCCGCGCCGCACAATCCGAGTATGCGCTTCGCCATCATCCGCTTCCCCGGCACCTGGAGCGACCGCGATACCTACCACGTCCTCCACGACATCCTCGAGCAGCAGGCCGAAATCGTCTGGCACCGCGAGACCGACCTTTCCCGCTTCGATGCCGTCGTTCTCCCGGGCGGCTTTTCCTACGGCGACTACCTCCGCTGCGGCGCCATCGCCCGCTTCTCCCCCGTCATGGAGTCGGTCATCGCCTTCGCCGAGGCCGGGAAGCCGGTCATCGGCATCTGCAACGGCTTCCAGGTGCTCTGCGAAAGCCACCTCCTCCCCGGCGCGCTGGTGCGCAACGCCAGCCTCCAGTTCCGCTGCGAGTGGGTCTACCTCCGCCGCGAGGGCGGCTCCAGCCCCTGGGTCGATGCCATCCCCCAGGGCGCCGTCCTCCGCGTCCCCATCAGCCACGGCGAAGGCAACTACTACGCCGACCCCAAAACGCTCGACCGCCTCGAAGCCGCCGGCCGCGTCGTCTTCCGCTACTGCGATGCCGCCGGCAACGTCACGCCCGAGGCCAACCCGAACGGCTCCGCCCGCAACATCGCCGGCATCATCAACGACCGCGGCAACGTCCTCGGCATGATGCCCCACCCTGAGCGCGCCGGCGAACCGCTCGTCGGCGGCACCGACGGCAACCGCATCTGGGAATCCGTCATCCGCTGCGCCGTCGAAGCGGTCCGTTAGCCCGGGCGGAATCACTGTCCCTGCAACAAAATCTTTACACGGTAACATCGCGGCGCGCAGAATCCCGGCGCGAACCTGTCGCGTTCGCCGGCGCGGGCCCAGAGGGCCGGCCGCAGGGAGAATCGCCATGTCTGCAGCGATGTCGCCAGCCTATCCGTTCGGCCTCGACGTCGATCCGCCCGCCAAACAGAACCGCCTGACCATCCTCTTCCGCGGCATCCTCGCGATCCCGCACCTCCTGATCGTCAACATCCTCGCCAACCTCATCCAGGTCCTCGTCTTCTTCGCCTGGGTGGCCATCATCATCACCGGCAGGCTGCCGTCGGGCCTCGGCAACCTCATCCTCGGCGTCTTCCACTGGGAGATGCGCGTCTGGGGCTACACCTACCTGCTTGCCGGCCGCTACCCGCCGTTCGCCTTCGGCGAAGACACCTCCTACCCCATCCGCCTCTGGGGCCAGCCCGAGCTTGAGGGCCGCAGCCGCCTCAGCGTCTTCTTCCGCATCATCCTCGTCATCCCGCACGTCATTCTCATCGCCATCCTCGCCGTCATCGCGCTCGTCCTGCTCTTCGTCGGCTGGATTGCGGGCATCATTACCGGCCAGCTGCCGGGCGGCATCCACAGCTTCCTCGCCGGCTTCAGCCGCTGGTACGCCCGCGTCACCGCCTACATGTACCTCCTCACCGACCGGTACCCGCCCTTCAGCCTGAGCTGACCGCCCCGGCCGGCCGCGCCCCCTCACCCGTACGCCCCATCCCGCGTACCATAGCCCCATGCCCGTCGACCAGACCGCCCTCGATGCCGTCGCACTCAGCCGCGACGAGTACGACCTCCTCGTGCAGCGGCTCGGCCGCGAACCGAACGAGGTCGAACTCGGCATGTTCGGCTCCCTCTGGAGCGAGCACTGCGGCTACAAGAACAGCAAGCCGCTCCTCCGCCTCCTCCCCTCCAGCGGCCCGCGCGTCCTCACCGCCGTCGGCGCCGAAAACGCCGGCGCCATCGATATCGGCGACGGCCGCTGCGTCGTCATGAAGGTCGAGTCGCACAACCACCCCTCCGCCATCGAGCCGTACCAGGGCGCGGCCACCGGCGTCGGCGGCATCGTCCGCGATATCTTCGCCATGGGCGCCTACCCCATCGCCATCCTCGACTCCCTCCGCTTCGGTCCCATCGAGAACCCCCAGGACCGCTATCTCTTTCACGGCGTCGTCGCCGGCATCGGCGGCTACGGCAACTGCCTCGGCATCCCCACCGTCGGCGGCGAAGTCTTCTTCGCCGAACCGTACGCCGGCACCCCGCTCGTCAATGCCATGTGCGTCGGCGTCGCCGAAACCGCGAAGCTCCTCAGCGCCCGCGCCCAGGGCGAAGGCAACGTCCTCCTCCTCGTCGGCGCCGATACCGGCCGCGACGGCATCCACGGCGCCAGCGGCCTCGCTTCCCGGACCGACCCCGAGGCCCGCTTCGAAGAGATGCGCCCTGCAGTCCAGGTCGGCAACCCCTTCCTCGAAAAGCTCCTCATGGAGGCCTGCTACGAGCTCGCCTCCGAGCACCGCGACTGGGTCGTCGGCCTCCAGGACCTCGGCGCCGCCGGCCTCACCAGCTCCGTCGTCGAATGCTGCGCAAAGGGCGGCTCCGGCGCCATCCTCGACCTCGAGAAGGTCCCGCGCCGCGAACAGGGCATGACCCCCTACGAAGTCATGCTTTCCGAAAGCCAGGAGCGTATGCTCGTCATCGCGAAGAAAGAGCACGTCGCCGATGTCACCGCCCTCTTCGAGCGCTGGGAGCTCCACTGCGCGCCCATCGGTGTCGTCACCGCAGGCAACGAAGTCGTCGTCCGCGAGCACGGCGTCGAAGTCGCCCGCGTCCCCGTCGATATCGCCACCGACCCGCCCCAGTACCGCCGCCAGGGCGTCCGCCCGGCCGAGCTCGCCGAACTGAACGCCTTCGACCCGGGCTCCCTGCCGGACCTCGCCCCGGACCAGGCGGCCGGCGCCCTCCTCCGCCTGCTTGCCCGGCCCAACATCGCCTCGAAGCGCGGCGTCTACCGCCAGTACGACCACCAGGTCCTCGCGAACACCGTCGTCCCCCCGGGCGGCGATGCCGCCGTCCTGCGCGTGCCCGGCACCGGCCGCGGCATTGCCGTCAAAACCGACGGCAACGCCCGCCTCGTCTACCTCGACCCCTACACCGGCGGCGCCATCGCCGTCGCCGAGGCCGCCCGCAACGTCGTCTGCACCGGCGCTCAGCCCGTCGCCGTCACCGACTGCCTCAACTTCGGCAACCCCGAGCGCCCCGACGTCTACTACACCCTCGAGCACGCCATCCGCGGCATCGCCGAGGCCTGCCTCCAGCTCGAAACCCCCGTCGTCAGCGGCAACGTCTCGCTTTACAACGAGGCCGGCGGCCGCCCTGTCTACCCCACCCCCGTCATCGGCATGCTCGGCCTCCTCGACGACGTCGCCCGCCACCTGCGCGCCGCCTTCCCCGGCCCCGGGTGCCAGGTCGTCCTCCTCGGCGCCGGCCTCGAACAGCCGGCCAGCACCCTCGGCGGCTCCGAATACCTCGAAGCCGAGCACGGCCGCGTCGCCGGCATGCCCGCCATCGACCTCCCCCTCGAAAAGCGGCTCCAGCAGCTCGTCCTCCGCGCCCACGCCGAGGGGCTCCTCCTCAGCGCCCACGACTGCGCCGAAGGCGGCCTCGCCGTCGCCCTCGCCGAGAGCTGCATCCTCGGCGGCTGCGGCTTCGAAGGCCCGGCTGAGCTTCCCGGCCGGCTCGACGCCGCCCTCTTCGGCGAAGCCCAGTCCCGGATCGTTGTGGCCATCCCCGCCGATACCTACCGCCAGGGCGGCGGCTTCGCCCGCCTCCGCGACCTCGGCGCCGAACTCGGCGTGCCGGTCACTCCCCTCGGGCGCACCACCCGCGAGCCGCGCTTCTGCCTCGGCCCGGTCGACCTCGACCTCGCGGCCCTCCAGTCCGCCTACGAGTCGCTCATCGACGCCTGACCGCGCCGATACCCGGTTTGGGGTATGCTTGGCCTGTGTTCGGCGGCTCCTTTCGCGTGGCGCGCCTCTTCGGCATCGATATCGAAGTCCACCCGTCGTGGTTCCTGATCATCGCCTTCCTCTCCTACTCCCTTTCGGAAGGGCTCTTCCCGGCGCGCTACAAGGGCTGGGGCACCGGAACCTACTGGGCCATCGGCGTCACTGCCGCCTTCCTCCTCTTCTTCACCGTCCTCCTCCACGAGCTCGCCCACGCCCTCGTCGCGAAACGCCGCGGCCTCCCGGTGCCGCGGATCACGCTCTTCATCTTCGGCGGCGTCTCCCATCTCGCCCGCCAGCCGTCCTCCGCCGGCGAAGAGTTCCAGATCGCCGCGGCCGGGCCGGCCACCAGCTTCGTCATCGCCGCCGTCACCGGGCTCGCCGGCCTCCTCCTCGGCTCCCTCAACGAGCAGCTCGAGGCCATCCTCTACTACCTCGCCGGCGTCAACGCCCTGCTCGGCGTCTTCAACATGCTCCCCGGCTTCCCGCTCGATGGCGGCCGCGTCCTCCGCTCCATCGCCTGGAAGCGGAGCGGCAGCTTCCGCAAGGCCACCCGCACCGCCGCCGGCGTCGGCGAGCTCTTCGGCTACCTGCTCATGACCGTCGGCTTCTTCCTCCTCCTCGGCGGCCTCCTGCTCGATGGCCTCTGGCTCATGTTCATCGGCTGGTTCCTCCTCGGCGCCGCCCGCGGCGAGGCCTCCAACCTCCAGCTCGAAGGCATCCTCCGGCGCCTCACCGCCCGCGATGTCATGCGCACCGACTTCCCCACCGTCGTGCCCGGCCTCCCCCTCCAGGCCGTCGTCGACGACTACATGGTCGGCCACGGCGAGCGCGCCGTGATCGTCGAACACGGCGGCGCTGTCCTCGGCATCCTCACCGTCACCGATATCCGACGCGTCCCGCGCACGGAGTGGCCCTCCACGCCAGCGCAGGCTGTCATGACCCCCCGCGAGCGCGTCGTCACCGTCGATGCCTCCACCCCCGCCGTCGAGGTCCTCACCCTCCTCGGCGAAAAGGCGCTGAACCAGGTCCCCGTGCTCGAAAACGGCCGGATGGTCGGCCTCGTCACCCGGCGCGAGATTCTCGACCGCCTCCAGCTCGCCGAGAGCCTCGGCGCCAACACCCCCGCCATCGACGAAGAGCGGCCCGCAGCTCCCACGCCCGGCGCCTGACCGCCGGTACGCCCACTACCGCTGCCCCGCCGCCAGCGGACGCCGCGCCCATTCCTCCCAGAGCGCCCACGCCTGCTTGTTCGAACCGTCCGAGCGTCGCAGGCCGACATCCTTGAACGCCACCGCGGGGCCGGTCGTCGCGAAGGCCGGGTCGAGCGCCGCGAACCATACCACCCCGCTGAACCCGAGCTGCTCCGCCTCCGTCAGCACCCGCTGCAGGTACGCCTTCTGCTCCGCCTCCGTGCCCACCGCCTCCCGGCCCTCCACCGGCGCCGACGGGTAGCCCGTCTCCGCAACCAGGATCTCGCCGCTCCACCGCGTCCGAAGCTGGCGGTAGTAGTCCTCCCGGATGTCTGCCACGCTCCGCACCTCGCCGAGGAACGGGTACGTACTGATCGCCAGCACGTCCATCTTCCCGCGGAACCGTTCGATCAGCTCCCAGCGCGGCGGGTGCACCTGCCCGAACGTCCCCTCGAGGTCCTCCAGCTGCCACGTCGGGAACACCTTCGTCCCCGGGCTGTTCCCCTTCACCACCGCGTACGCCTCATCGTACAGCGTCGCAAAGGCCTCGAACTGCCGCGGCGCCCGCTCGTAGGTCATATTGATCTCGAGCCCGAGCGCCATGTACGCCGGTTTGTAGTTCTTCGCGATGTAGGCCGCGTAGGCCACGAACGCCGCCCGCACGTCCGGGTCTTCAAACCCGGCCTGCACATCGACCGACGACGGCAGGTTCGCCAGCCGGCTCCGCTGCACCGCCCCATCCGTCGGGTCGATCGCGTAGTACAGCCGGAGGTTGCTGTATTGCTTCAGCAGCGCCGTCTCCAGCCGCGTCGTCTCCGCCGTTTCGTTCGAAATCGTCCCGCCCGGGAGGAACTCCGCCCACGGCGGCGTCCGCTGGATGAGCAGGAGGTCGGCGTACTGTGCCGCTGTCGCGAACGCCTGGATGTACGACTGGCTCGTCAGCTCCGCCGGCAGCGAGCTGAACCCGAGCAGCACCGTCCGCGGCTCGCCCGCCGGCTCCGGCCGCACCACGGTCGGTCCCGGCCCGCCCGGCCCGGCCCCTGGCGTCCCGGAGCCGCTGCCGCTTCCGCTGCCGCAGGCGGTAAAGGCCAGCCCGGTGAGCGCCAGCAGCGCTGCTACAATCCAGCTGGCGGGGACCCACGAGGAGCGGCGCATGCCCGTGCGCGCAGTCTTCCTTGCAGCCATCATCATTGGCCTCCTGGCCGGCGGCGCCGTGGCCGGCGCGCGGTGGGCCGCCTCCCGGGGCGGCAGCGATTCCCCGTCCGCCGCAGCGCCCGAGCCCGGCTCCCCCGCCGCAGCCGCCGCCGAGTTCGCGGCCGCCTGGGCCGCCGGCGACCTCCAGGCCCTCTACCTGCTCCTCTCCCCGGCCGCGCAGCGCACGTACAGCTACGAGGCCTTCGCCGATGCCTACCGCACCTTCGAAGAGCAGGTCACCGTGACCCAAACCGCCGTGCGCGCCGCCGATGTGAACGGCTCCGCCGCCCGCCTCGACGTGCGCCTCGCTACAGCCTATTTCGGCACGCTCGAATACTCCACCGCCCTCCCCCTCGTCCCTGCACCAGGCCGTTACCTTGTCGAATGGACCCCTGCCGTCATCCATCCCCGCCTCGCCGGCGGCTACGCCTTCAGCTCCGTCATCCAGCGCCCTGTCCGCGGCACCATCTACGACCGGAACGGCATCGAACTCGCCGTCACCCGCGAAATCCGCCACGTCGGCCTTAACCGCGGCGTCATCACCGATCGGCCCGGCCTCGAAGCAGCCCTCCTCGCCTTCGGCTTCACCCGCGAGCAGGTCGATGCCGCCTTCGCCTCCCCCGCGCCCCTCAACCACCGCGTCCGCGTCGGCCCCATCCCCGACGACCGCGTCGAAGAGGCCAATCGGCTCCTCCGCCCTTTCCAGGGCGTCATCATCTATGTCGAAACCCAGCGCGTGCACCCCCTCGGCCCGGCCGCCGCCCACGTCGTTGGCTACACCCGCGAGTACACCGCCGAGGAGCTCAAAGCCCGCGCCGGCCAGGGCTTCCGCCCCGGCGACCGCGTCGGCGCCGCCGGTCTCGAAGCCGTGTTCAACGACCGTCTCGCCGGGAGCATCGGCGCCGAACTCCGCCTCATCGGCCCCGACGGCGCCGTCGCCGAAGTGCTCATCTCCCGCCCCTTCCGCCAGGGCGAGGACCTCCGCACCACGCTCGACGCCCCGACCCTCCAGCGCGCCTACGAACGCCTCGGCGGCCGCGCTGGCGCAGCCGTCGTCGTCGACCCTGCGACCAACGGCCTCCTCGCCCTCGTCAGCTCCCCCAGCTTCGACCCCGACGCCTTCGAACGCGGCGATGCCGCTGCCCTCGCGGCCATCACGGCCGCGCCCGGCGCTCCCCTCGCCAACCGCGCCGCCACCGGCCTCTACTCGGCCGGCTCCACCTTCAAGCTGGTCACCGGCGCGGCCGGGATGGTCTACCTCGGGCTCACCCCGAACGACCGGCTCGATTGCGGCGCCATCTGGTACGGCGTCGACCCGCCCCGCCGCAACTGGGAAGGGAGCCAGGGTTCGCTCACCATCGCCGAGGCCCTCATGCGCTCCTGCAACCCCGTCTTCTACGAAATCGCCCTCCGCCTCTACAACCAGTTCGATGACGCCCTCGCCGCGATGGCCCGCCAGTTCGGCTTCGGCGCCCCCACCGGCACCCTCGGCGTCGTCGAAGAAGCCGGCCTCGTGCCCGATGCCGCCTGGAAGCGCCGGACCACCGGCCAGCCCTGGTACCCCGGCGACGAAGTCAACCTCGGCATCGGCCAGGGCGACCTCCTCATCACCCCACTCCAGCTCGCCAACGCCTACAGCACCTTCGTGACTGGCCAGCTCCGCACCCCGCGCCTCCTCGAGGAGGCCGAGGCGACGGTGCGCGGCACACTCCCGCTTACCCCGGAGCAGCACGCCCACCTCATGCGCGGACTCGAGCTCGTCACCGGCCCCCGCGGCACCGCCGCTGCCGCCTTCGCACTGGCCGGCTATACCGACTTCGCCGGCAAATCCGGCACCGCTGAAGACGCCGGGGCCCAGCAGCACGTCCTCTTCGTCGCCATGCGTCCCGCGAAGCAGCCCCGCGCCATCGCCGCAGTCGTCCTCGATGACGGCAAATCCGGCTCCATCGAAGCCGGGCCGATCGCCCGCGACATCCTCCTCGCTGCCCTCCGGTAGGCGCTGCTCAGCACCCCTTCCATTGCGGCTCCCGGCGCTCCCGCGCGGCCGCCATCCCCTCGCGCGCGTCCTCCGTCGCCTGGGCCACCCGCCGCATCGTCTCGCCGAACCGGATCGCTTCCACCCACGGCATCTGCTGGCCCCGCCATGCGACCTCCTTCGTCGCCCGCACGGCCAGCGGCGCCGATTTCAGCAGCCGCTCCGCCAGCGCCCGGGCCTCGTCCATCAGCCGCTCGTGCGGGACCACCTTCCAGGCGAGCCCCATCTCCTTCGCCCGGTAGGCATCGACCCGCTCCCCGATGAGCAGCAGCTCCATCGCGTACTGCCAGCCGACCTTCTGCGGCATCCGCACCGCACCCTGGATCGTCGGGATGCCCAGCCGCACCTCCGGGAAGCCGAACTCCGCCCGTTCGCTCGCGATCACGAAGTCGCAGGCCGCTGCCAGCGTGCAGCCGAACCCGAGGCAGTAGCCGTTCACGGCCGCAATCGTGGGCTTCCAGATTTCGAGCCCGTTCTCCAGCGACGTCAGGCTCGGCGTCTCCCAGTGGGTTGCCCCGCGCGGCGGCGCTGCCCCCCGCAGGTCGGCCCCGGCGCAGAAGGCGCGCCCTGCCCCGGTCACGATCGCGACCCACGCCTCCTCGTCGTCCCGGAAGCGCACCCACGCCGCGTCGAGGTCCTCCCGCAGCTCCGCGTTGATGGCGTTGAGCGCCTCGGGCCGGTTGTAGGTGATCGTCGCGATCCGCCCCTCGCGTTCGTACAGCACGGTTCCCGGCATCATCGTCCCTCCCGGCCAGCGTCGCGCGGGAGTCTACACCAGCCGCCCGCTCCTCAGATCGCCCGGCCCCGCAGCCGCTCCTCTTTGCCCGGCTTCGCCGTCAGGAAGTCGAGCACCTGCTGCCAGTACCGGCTCAGCAGGTACTGGCCGATGAGCGCCCCCGCGACCGCCGTCAGCACGATCACCCAGTCGCCCGTGTGCACCTCGGTGAAATCGAAGAACGCGCGGAGCCGCGGCGTGTAGACCGTCACAAGGAAGCCCGCCACCAGCAGGATGCCGAGCACGCTCGTCAGCACCGGCCGGGTCAGGCTCCGCCACGAGGCGCCCTGGAACCCGAGCACCTCCACCATGAAGAACAGCCCCGTAATCCCCATCGTCAGCGAAACCAGCGTCCGCGCCTCCGCGATGTCCCGCCGGAGCAGCCCCTCGGTCAGCAGGTGCACCAGGATCGCCGCCACCGCCAGCGCCACCGAGGCTGGCAGCGCCCAGCGCAGCACGTTCCGCGTGAAGTCGCGCCCTGCATCGGGCGGCGGCACGCTGATCGAAATAAACACCGCCGGGATGCCGAGCGTCAGCAGCGCCGTCAGCGAGCCGTGCCGCGGCAGGAAGGGGAAATCGAGGCCGAGCATGTTCGTCGCCACGATGATCAGGTAGGCGTACAGGCTCTTCGCGATGAACAGCTTGCTCAGCCGGGCCGCATTCCCGAGCACTGCCGTCGCCTCCTTCGCCCCCCGGATGAGCGCGAGGAACGAATCGTTCAGCAGCACGATCCCGGCCACCGCCCGCGTCATCGATGTGCCGCTCGCCATGGCAACCGCCACGTCCGCCGTCCGCAGCGCCTGAACGTCGTTCGCGCCGTCGCCGACCATCGCCACGAAGTGCCCGTTCTCCTTCAGCGCGTTCACGATGCGCGCCTTGAGCGCCGGCGTCACCCGCCCGAACACGCTGTGTTCCTCCACCGCCCGGAGGAACGCCTCCCCTTCGAGCGGCTCGAGCTGCGGCCCGGCCACCACCCCGCCCTTCAGCCGGATCCCGAGCTGCGCCAGCAGCGCCCGCACCGTCTCCGGGTTGTCGCCGGAGATGATCTTCGGCTCGATGCCCAGCTGCTCCATCATCGCAAACGCGTTCCGCACCTCAGGCCGCAGCTCGTCGGCCAGCGTCAGCAGCGCCAGCGCCCGGAGCGTGCCCGGGTCCTCGTCCGCGCCGGGCAGCCGCTCTGCCTCCGCGAAGATCACCCCGCGCAGGCCGTGTTCCGCTGCCTCCCGGTAGGCCTCCTCCAGCTCCGCGCCGTTCGCACACCGGGGCAGTACCGTCTCCGGCGCGCCGAGCACGAACGTCCGCACCTCGCCGTCCTTCTCGAGCCGGACGGCGCTCCACCGCCGCTCCGAATTGAAGGGCACCGAACCGGTCGGCCGGGCGAGATTCGTGGTGTTCCCCAGCGCCTCCGCCAGCGCCTCGGCCGTCTTGCTCTCCTCCCGGCTCGCTGCGGCGAACGCGCCCAGCCAGCCCACGTACCCCTCCGCCCCCGGCACCCACCGCACCTCCCGCAGGGTCATCCGGTTCGCCGTAATCGTGCCCGTCTTGTCGAGGCAGATCACGTCGACGTAGTTCAGCGCCTCCACCGCATTGATGTCCTGCACGATCGCCCCCGCCCGCGACACCCGCACCGCCCCGACCGCGAACGCCACCGTCATCCCCAGCAGCAGCCCTGTCGGGACCACCGTCGTTACGGTCGCCGTCGTCGCCTTGAGCGCGTCGGCCAGCCCCCGGTCGTTCATCGTGTACTGGACCAGCAGCGCCGCCGCGAGCACACCCGTCGCCGTCAGCAGCACCCGCAGGATCCGCTTGAACCGGATCTGCAGCGGCGTCAGCCGCTTCACCAGCTGCCGGGCGTCGGCCGTGAGCCGCATCGCATACGCCTCCATCCCCACCTTCTCCGCCACGTAGTAGCAGTCCCCCGCCGTGCAGAAGCTCCCGCTCCGCAGCTCGTCGCCCGGCCGGCGTTTCACCGACTCCGATTCGCCCGTCAGCAGCGACTCGTCGATCTCCGCCTCGCGCGCAACAATCGGCCCGTCGGCCACCACCTGGTCCCCCTTCTTCAGGTGCACCAGGTCGCCCTGCACCACATCCTCCGCCGGGATTTCGATCTCCACCCCATCGCGCACCACCGTCACCTGGGGCGCCGTCAGCGCCCGCAGCTCCCGCAGCGTCCGCGTCGCCTTCAGCTCCTGCAG
It encodes:
- a CDS encoding HAD-IC family P-type ATPase gives rise to the protein MTQTAQAPLPGLHDPALRGLTSAEAMARAAAGLTNRDGGRIRTDADVIRANVLTFFNVILGSLILALLAIGEFKDGFFVGIVVIANVLVATLQELKATRTLRELRALTAPQVTVVRDGVEIEIPAEDVVQGDLVHLKKGDQVVADGPIVAREAEIDESLLTGESESVKRRPGDELRSGSFCTAGDCYYVAEKVGMEAYAMRLTADARQLVKRLTPLQIRFKRILRVLLTATGVLAAALLVQYTMNDRGLADALKATTATVTTVVPTGLLLGMTVAFAVGAVRVSRAGAIVQDINAVEALNYVDVICLDKTGTITANRMTLREVRWVPGAEGYVGWLGAFAAASREESKTAEALAEALGNTTNLARPTGSVPFNSERRWSAVRLEKDGEVRTFVLGAPETVLPRCANGAELEEAYREAAEHGLRGVIFAEAERLPGADEDPGTLRALALLTLADELRPEVRNAFAMMEQLGIEPKIISGDNPETVRALLAQLGIRLKGGVVAGPQLEPLEGEAFLRAVEEHSVFGRVTPALKARIVNALKENGHFVAMVGDGANDVQALRTADVAVAMASGTSMTRAVAGIVLLNDSFLALIRGAKEATAVLGNAARLSKLFIAKSLYAYLIIVATNMLGLDFPFLPRHGSLTALLTLGIPAVFISISVPPPDAGRDFTRNVLRWALPASVALAVAAILVHLLTEGLLRRDIAEARTLVSLTMGITGLFFMVEVLGFQGASWRSLTRPVLTSVLGILLVAGFLVTVYTPRLRAFFDFTEVHTGDWVIVLTAVAGALIGQYLLSRYWQQVLDFLTAKPGKEERLRGRAI
- a CDS encoding site-2 protease family protein, with amino-acid sequence MFGGSFRVARLFGIDIEVHPSWFLIIAFLSYSLSEGLFPARYKGWGTGTYWAIGVTAAFLLFFTVLLHELAHALVAKRRGLPVPRITLFIFGGVSHLARQPSSAGEEFQIAAAGPATSFVIAAVTGLAGLLLGSLNEQLEAILYYLAGVNALLGVFNMLPGFPLDGGRVLRSIAWKRSGSFRKATRTAAGVGELFGYLLMTVGFFLLLGGLLLDGLWLMFIGWFLLGAARGEASNLQLEGILRRLTARDVMRTDFPTVVPGLPLQAVVDDYMVGHGERAVIVEHGGAVLGILTVTDIRRVPRTEWPSTPAQAVMTPRERVVTVDASTPAVEVLTLLGEKALNQVPVLENGRMVGLVTRREILDRLQLAESLGANTPAIDEERPAAPTPGA
- a CDS encoding penicillin-binding transpeptidase domain-containing protein; translation: MPVRAVFLAAIIIGLLAGGAVAGARWAASRGGSDSPSAAAPEPGSPAAAAAEFAAAWAAGDLQALYLLLSPAAQRTYSYEAFADAYRTFEEQVTVTQTAVRAADVNGSAARLDVRLATAYFGTLEYSTALPLVPAPGRYLVEWTPAVIHPRLAGGYAFSSVIQRPVRGTIYDRNGIELAVTREIRHVGLNRGVITDRPGLEAALLAFGFTREQVDAAFASPAPLNHRVRVGPIPDDRVEEANRLLRPFQGVIIYVETQRVHPLGPAAAHVVGYTREYTAEELKARAGQGFRPGDRVGAAGLEAVFNDRLAGSIGAELRLIGPDGAVAEVLISRPFRQGEDLRTTLDAPTLQRAYERLGGRAGAAVVVDPATNGLLALVSSPSFDPDAFERGDAAALAAITAAPGAPLANRAATGLYSAGSTFKLVTGAAGMVYLGLTPNDRLDCGAIWYGVDPPRRNWEGSQGSLTIAEALMRSCNPVFYEIALRLYNQFDDALAAMARQFGFGAPTGTLGVVEEAGLVPDAAWKRRTTGQPWYPGDEVNLGIGQGDLLITPLQLANAYSTFVTGQLRTPRLLEEAEATVRGTLPLTPEQHAHLMRGLELVTGPRGTAAAAFALAGYTDFAGKSGTAEDAGAQQHVLFVAMRPAKQPRAIAAVVLDDGKSGSIEAGPIARDILLAALR
- a CDS encoding glycoside hydrolase family protein, which codes for MAARKTARTGMRRSSWVPASWIVAALLALTGLAFTACGSGSGSGSGTPGAGPGGPGPTVVRPEPAGEPRTVLLGFSSLPAELTSQSYIQAFATAAQYADLLLIQRTPPWAEFLPGGTISNETAETTRLETALLKQYSNLRLYYAIDPTDGAVQRSRLANLPSSVDVQAGFEDPDVRAAFVAYAAYIAKNYKPAYMALGLEINMTYERAPRQFEAFATLYDEAYAVVKGNSPGTKVFPTWQLEDLEGTFGQVHPPRWELIERFRGKMDVLAISTYPFLGEVRSVADIREDYYRQLRTRWSGEILVAETGYPSAPVEGREAVGTEAEQKAYLQRVLTEAEQLGFSGVVWFAALDPAFATTGPAVAFKDVGLRRSDGSNKQAWALWEEWARRPLAAGQR
- a CDS encoding enoyl-CoA hydratase/isomerase family protein, producing MPGTVLYEREGRIATITYNRPEALNAINAELREDLDAAWVRFRDDEEAWVAIVTGAGRAFCAGADLRGAAPPRGATHWETPSLTSLENGLEIWKPTIAAVNGYCLGFGCTLAAACDFVIASERAEFGFPEVRLGIPTIQGAVRMPQKVGWQYAMELLLIGERVDAYRAKEMGLAWKVVPHERLMDEARALAERLLKSAPLAVRATKEVAWRGQQMPWVEAIRFGETMRRVAQATEDAREGMAAARERREPQWKGC
- the purQ gene encoding phosphoribosylformylglycinamidine synthase subunit PurQ, which translates into the protein MRFAIIRFPGTWSDRDTYHVLHDILEQQAEIVWHRETDLSRFDAVVLPGGFSYGDYLRCGAIARFSPVMESVIAFAEAGKPVIGICNGFQVLCESHLLPGALVRNASLQFRCEWVYLRREGGSSPWVDAIPQGAVLRVPISHGEGNYYADPKTLDRLEAAGRVVFRYCDAAGNVTPEANPNGSARNIAGIINDRGNVLGMMPHPERAGEPLVGGTDGNRIWESVIRCAVEAVR
- the purL gene encoding phosphoribosylformylglycinamidine synthase subunit PurL yields the protein MPVDQTALDAVALSRDEYDLLVQRLGREPNEVELGMFGSLWSEHCGYKNSKPLLRLLPSSGPRVLTAVGAENAGAIDIGDGRCVVMKVESHNHPSAIEPYQGAATGVGGIVRDIFAMGAYPIAILDSLRFGPIENPQDRYLFHGVVAGIGGYGNCLGIPTVGGEVFFAEPYAGTPLVNAMCVGVAETAKLLSARAQGEGNVLLLVGADTGRDGIHGASGLASRTDPEARFEEMRPAVQVGNPFLEKLLMEACYELASEHRDWVVGLQDLGAAGLTSSVVECCAKGGSGAILDLEKVPRREQGMTPYEVMLSESQERMLVIAKKEHVADVTALFERWELHCAPIGVVTAGNEVVVREHGVEVARVPVDIATDPPQYRRQGVRPAELAELNAFDPGSLPDLAPDQAAGALLRLLARPNIASKRGVYRQYDHQVLANTVVPPGGDAAVLRVPGTGRGIAVKTDGNARLVYLDPYTGGAIAVAEAARNVVCTGAQPVAVTDCLNFGNPERPDVYYTLEHAIRGIAEACLQLETPVVSGNVSLYNEAGGRPVYPTPVIGMLGLLDDVARHLRAAFPGPGCQVVLLGAGLEQPASTLGGSEYLEAEHGRVAGMPAIDLPLEKRLQQLVLRAHAEGLLLSAHDCAEGGLAVALAESCILGGCGFEGPAELPGRLDAALFGEAQSRIVVAIPADTYRQGGGFARLRDLGAELGVPVTPLGRTTREPRFCLGPVDLDLAALQSAYESLIDA
- a CDS encoding DUF4389 domain-containing protein yields the protein MSAAMSPAYPFGLDVDPPAKQNRLTILFRGILAIPHLLIVNILANLIQVLVFFAWVAIIITGRLPSGLGNLILGVFHWEMRVWGYTYLLAGRYPPFAFGEDTSYPIRLWGQPELEGRSRLSVFFRIILVIPHVILIAILAVIALVLLFVGWIAGIITGQLPGGIHSFLAGFSRWYARVTAYMYLLTDRYPPFSLS